TCAACGACGTCTCGACGATTCTCAGACGGGATCGATCTCCGATGGCCCGGATATTCTACGCGGCGATAAAAAACTTCGGGAGAAAGAGGGATATCATCAAGGAGGCGGTGGAGGAGATCGGAAGCCAGGAGGCGGAGTTTCTTGAGAAGTATCTGGGTGTTCTTTCCGTCATCGCACAGATCAGCCCGCTTTTGGGCCTTTTGGGTACGGTTCAGGGTATGATCAAGGTCTTTACAAAGATCACGGAAATCGGCGTGGGCGATCCGACCCAGCTCGCAGACGGCATATCCGTGGCCCTGGTGACCACGGCGGCGGGTTTGACGGTTGCGATACCCACATTGATCGGATATCATTACCTGATGGGACGGGCCAACGATCTGATCTTCGAGATGCAGCAGTACAGCATCGGCCTGATCGACATCATCAAGGGGGAGGACTGAGATGAATTTCTCCCGAAAGACCCGGGGCAAAGAGCCTCCCGTGGTCAACCTCACCTCACTGATCGATGTGGTGCTTCTGCTCCTTATTTTCTTCATGATCTCCACCACCTTTATATTGTCCCCCGGCCTCAAGGTGGACCTCCCGGAGTCATCGGCGGAGGATATCACGCAGGAAGAGAAGGATATCATCGTTGTGGTCACGGTGGATGATGAGATATTCATCGGCGAGGATCGCATGGACGGCGAATCCCTCATGAAAAGACTTCGGGAATTCAAGGACGAAAATCCGGACTCGAACCTGAT
This sequence is a window from Candidatus Zymogenaceae bacterium. Protein-coding genes within it:
- a CDS encoding MotA/TolQ/ExbB proton channel family protein, translated to MGNFLDLLVKGGPLMIPIVLCSVIALGVFLERVFYLRRRKIIPPELVIHVEELVKKDKINDVSTILRRDRSPMARIFYAAIKNFGRKRDIIKEAVEEIGSQEAEFLEKYLGVLSVIAQISPLLGLLGTVQGMIKVFTKITEIGVGDPTQLADGISVALVTTAAGLTVAIPTLIGYHYLMGRANDLIFEMQQYSIGLIDIIKGED
- a CDS encoding biopolymer transporter ExbD; this encodes MNFSRKTRGKEPPVVNLTSLIDVVLLLLIFFMISTTFILSPGLKVDLPESSAEDITQEEKDIIVVVTVDDEIFIGEDRMDGESLMKRLREFKDENPDSNLIIQADEGASHGAVVVVMDSAKRTGFSMLSIATVKHAE